In a single window of the Veillonellaceae bacterium genome:
- a CDS encoding DUF2520 domain-containing protein — MSKPSIAILGGGRLGGALAGLVNDCGYPVVAITARSQETLAAISKATALPVCFDNVEAAAQADLILLTVPDRILPVVLDELIAGKRLRLGQVLLHTSGVLAGEALAPARQFGVAVGSMHPLQSFADRETARKNIPGSPFAIDGDAAAVDAASRLVNDLGGTILRVPPEERVLYHAAACIASNYLVALLHTAEKLLMRWTSDESAALQSLLPLVKGTLRNVAQQGTASALTGPIVRGDSSTVARHLQALPEDFKTVYQILGQETLKLVGNRIPLSQRETIAQLLGASTFKETK, encoded by the coding sequence GGTGGCGCGCTAGCTGGCCTAGTGAACGACTGCGGCTACCCGGTAGTAGCAATAACCGCCAGAAGCCAGGAAACGCTCGCAGCTATATCTAAGGCAACCGCGCTTCCGGTCTGTTTTGATAATGTCGAAGCAGCTGCCCAAGCTGATTTAATCCTGCTCACTGTTCCTGACCGGATTCTGCCTGTGGTACTGGATGAACTCATTGCCGGCAAGCGCTTGCGGCTTGGACAAGTTCTCTTGCACACTAGCGGCGTATTAGCAGGCGAAGCATTGGCACCGGCCCGCCAATTTGGAGTTGCGGTCGGCTCGATGCATCCACTGCAAAGCTTCGCCGATAGGGAAACTGCGCGAAAGAATATTCCGGGCAGCCCCTTTGCTATCGATGGTGACGCCGCTGCAGTTGACGCTGCCAGCCGACTGGTAAATGACCTTGGCGGAACAATACTGCGGGTGCCGCCGGAAGAACGGGTTCTGTATCATGCCGCCGCTTGTATTGCTTCAAACTATTTGGTGGCGCTACTGCATACGGCGGAAAAACTGCTGATGCGCTGGACCAGTGATGAGAGTGCAGCGTTGCAATCCCTGCTGCCATTGGTTAAGGGAACACTTCGTAATGTGGCACAGCAGGGAACTGCCTCCGCTCTTACCGGTCCGATTGTCCGTGGCGATTCGTCCACTGTGGCACGGCACCTCCAGGCTCTGCCAGAGGATTTCAAGACAGTTTATCAGATTTTGGGGCAGGAAACATTAAAATTGGTTGGCAACCGCATCCCGCTATCTCAGCGAGAAACCATCGCTCAACTACTGGGTGCGTCTACATTTAAAGAGACTAAATAG